Proteins encoded together in one Coffea arabica cultivar ET-39 chromosome 2c, Coffea Arabica ET-39 HiFi, whole genome shotgun sequence window:
- the LOC113727877 gene encoding ABC transporter I family member 11, chloroplastic-like isoform X1 — MATAVGWTWSWRPPTTTVTCPRRSSPLSLPLPCFRVVHESKTRPFKVCCDYSCFELKDVSYQPPGTKVNLLDGVSFSLREKSFGLIFGRSGSGKTTLLQLIAGFSKPTSGSIHVQRYGNDGCPNRLPELLNANKVGIVFQFPERYFVAEKVFDEVIFGWARQKGGSQLKELLDLRLQKAITSVGLTGIALDQDPQSLSGGYKRRLALAIQLVQAPDLLLLDEPLAGLDWRARADVVKLLKNLKKELTILVVSHDLKELSCLVDQSWRMEMGGMLKERYEEPRFILALHRVQASPLIPNDILITSSQ, encoded by the exons ATGGCGACAGCGGTTGGATGGACGTGGAGTTGGAGACCGCCCACAACCACAGTTACATGTCCCCGCCGGTCATCGCCTCTTTCTTTACCTCTACCATGCTTCAG GGTGGTCCATGAAAGCAAGACTAGACCATTCAAAGTCTGCTGCGATTATTCCTGCTTCGAG CTAAAGGATGTCAGTTACCAACCTCCTGGAACAAAAGTCAACCTTCTAGATGGCGTGAGTTTCTCCCTCCGTGAAAAAAG ttttggtttgatatttggaCGGAGTGGTAGTGGAAAAACTACTCTCTTACAG CTGATTGCAGGATTTAGTAAGCCCACGTCAGGCTCCATTCATGTCCAAAGATATGGTAATGATGGCTGCCCAAATAGGTTGCCTGAACTCTTAAATGCAAATAAAGTTGGGATTGTATTTCAATTTCCTGAGAG GTATTTTGTGGCAGAGAAGGTTTTTGATGAAGTCATCTTCGGGTGGGCAAGACAAAAAGGTGGCAGTCAGTTGAAAGAGCTTCTTGATTTAAGACTTCAAAAAGCTATTACTTCA GTTGGTCtaactggaattgctttggatcaGGATCCACAATCACTAAGTGGTGGTTACAAACGTCGTCTTGCTTTAGCAATTCAGTTA GTACAAGCTCCAGATTTGTTGTTATTGGATGAGCCTCTTGCTGGTCTTG ATTGGAGAGCTCGTGCAGATGTCGTGAAACTCCTAAAGAATCTAAAGAAGGAATTAACTATACTTGTCGTCAGCCATGACCTTAA AGAGTTGTCATGCCTAGTTGATCAATCATGGAGGATGGAGATGGGTGGAATGCTTAAAG AGAGATACGAAGAACCCCGCTTTATTCTCGCTCTTCATCGAGTTCAAGCATCACCACTCATTCCTAATGACATACTAATCACCAGCTCACAGTGA
- the LOC113727877 gene encoding ABC transporter I family member 11, chloroplastic-like isoform X5: MATAVGWTWSWRPPTTTVTCPRRSSPLSLPLPCFRVVHESKTRPFKVCCDYSCFELKDVSYQPPGTKVNLLDGVSFSLREKSFGLIFGRSGSGKTTLLQLIAGFSKPTSGSIHVQRYGNDGCPNRLPELLNANKVGIVFQFPERYFVAEKVFDEVIFGWARQKGGSQLKELLDLRLQKAITSVGLTGIALDQDPQSLSGGYKRRLALAIQYKLQICCYWMSLLLVLIGELVQMS; encoded by the exons ATGGCGACAGCGGTTGGATGGACGTGGAGTTGGAGACCGCCCACAACCACAGTTACATGTCCCCGCCGGTCATCGCCTCTTTCTTTACCTCTACCATGCTTCAG GGTGGTCCATGAAAGCAAGACTAGACCATTCAAAGTCTGCTGCGATTATTCCTGCTTCGAG CTAAAGGATGTCAGTTACCAACCTCCTGGAACAAAAGTCAACCTTCTAGATGGCGTGAGTTTCTCCCTCCGTGAAAAAAG ttttggtttgatatttggaCGGAGTGGTAGTGGAAAAACTACTCTCTTACAG CTGATTGCAGGATTTAGTAAGCCCACGTCAGGCTCCATTCATGTCCAAAGATATGGTAATGATGGCTGCCCAAATAGGTTGCCTGAACTCTTAAATGCAAATAAAGTTGGGATTGTATTTCAATTTCCTGAGAG GTATTTTGTGGCAGAGAAGGTTTTTGATGAAGTCATCTTCGGGTGGGCAAGACAAAAAGGTGGCAGTCAGTTGAAAGAGCTTCTTGATTTAAGACTTCAAAAAGCTATTACTTCA GTTGGTCtaactggaattgctttggatcaGGATCCACAATCACTAAGTGGTGGTTACAAACGTCGTCTTGCTTTAGCAATTCA GTACAAGCTCCAGATTTGTTGTTATTGGATGAGCCTCTTGCTGGTCTTG ATTGGAGAGCTCGTGCAGATGTCGTGA
- the LOC113727877 gene encoding ABC transporter I family member 11, chloroplastic-like isoform X3, which produces MATAVGWTWSWRPPTTTVTCPRRSSPLSLPLPCFRVVHESKTRPFKVCCDYSCFELKDVSYQPPGTKVNLLDGVSFSLREKSFGLIFGRSGSGKTTLLQLIAGFSKPTSGSIHVQRYGNDGCPNRLPELLNANKVGIVFQFPERYFVAEKVFDEVIFGWARQKGGSQLKELLDLRLQKAITSVGLTGIALDQDPQSLSGGYKRRLALAIQLVQAPDLLLLDEPLAGLDWRARADVVKLLKNLKKELTILVVSHDLKELSCLVDQSWRMEMGGMLKGEPLPV; this is translated from the exons ATGGCGACAGCGGTTGGATGGACGTGGAGTTGGAGACCGCCCACAACCACAGTTACATGTCCCCGCCGGTCATCGCCTCTTTCTTTACCTCTACCATGCTTCAG GGTGGTCCATGAAAGCAAGACTAGACCATTCAAAGTCTGCTGCGATTATTCCTGCTTCGAG CTAAAGGATGTCAGTTACCAACCTCCTGGAACAAAAGTCAACCTTCTAGATGGCGTGAGTTTCTCCCTCCGTGAAAAAAG ttttggtttgatatttggaCGGAGTGGTAGTGGAAAAACTACTCTCTTACAG CTGATTGCAGGATTTAGTAAGCCCACGTCAGGCTCCATTCATGTCCAAAGATATGGTAATGATGGCTGCCCAAATAGGTTGCCTGAACTCTTAAATGCAAATAAAGTTGGGATTGTATTTCAATTTCCTGAGAG GTATTTTGTGGCAGAGAAGGTTTTTGATGAAGTCATCTTCGGGTGGGCAAGACAAAAAGGTGGCAGTCAGTTGAAAGAGCTTCTTGATTTAAGACTTCAAAAAGCTATTACTTCA GTTGGTCtaactggaattgctttggatcaGGATCCACAATCACTAAGTGGTGGTTACAAACGTCGTCTTGCTTTAGCAATTCAGTTA GTACAAGCTCCAGATTTGTTGTTATTGGATGAGCCTCTTGCTGGTCTTG ATTGGAGAGCTCGTGCAGATGTCGTGAAACTCCTAAAGAATCTAAAGAAGGAATTAACTATACTTGTCGTCAGCCATGACCTTAA AGAGTTGTCATGCCTAGTTGATCAATCATGGAGGATGGAGATGGGTGGAATGCTTAAAGGTGAGCCACTTCCAGTTTAA
- the LOC113727877 gene encoding ABC transporter I family member 11, chloroplastic-like isoform X2, protein MATAVGWTWSWRPPTTTVTCPRRSSPLSLPLPCFRVVHESKTRPFKVCCDYSCFELKDVSYQPPGTKVNLLDGVSFSLREKSFGLIFGRSGSGKTTLLQLIAGFSKPTSGSIHVQRYGNDGCPNRLPELLNANKVGIVFQFPERYFVAEKVFDEVIFGWARQKGGSQLKELLDLRLQKAITSVGLTGIALDQDPQSLSGGYKRRLALAIQLVQAPDLLLLDEPLAGLDWRARADVVKLLKNLKKELTILVVSHDLKELSCLVDQSWRMEMGGMLKDSQQMRKIVMPLYSVNFKLLKCR, encoded by the exons ATGGCGACAGCGGTTGGATGGACGTGGAGTTGGAGACCGCCCACAACCACAGTTACATGTCCCCGCCGGTCATCGCCTCTTTCTTTACCTCTACCATGCTTCAG GGTGGTCCATGAAAGCAAGACTAGACCATTCAAAGTCTGCTGCGATTATTCCTGCTTCGAG CTAAAGGATGTCAGTTACCAACCTCCTGGAACAAAAGTCAACCTTCTAGATGGCGTGAGTTTCTCCCTCCGTGAAAAAAG ttttggtttgatatttggaCGGAGTGGTAGTGGAAAAACTACTCTCTTACAG CTGATTGCAGGATTTAGTAAGCCCACGTCAGGCTCCATTCATGTCCAAAGATATGGTAATGATGGCTGCCCAAATAGGTTGCCTGAACTCTTAAATGCAAATAAAGTTGGGATTGTATTTCAATTTCCTGAGAG GTATTTTGTGGCAGAGAAGGTTTTTGATGAAGTCATCTTCGGGTGGGCAAGACAAAAAGGTGGCAGTCAGTTGAAAGAGCTTCTTGATTTAAGACTTCAAAAAGCTATTACTTCA GTTGGTCtaactggaattgctttggatcaGGATCCACAATCACTAAGTGGTGGTTACAAACGTCGTCTTGCTTTAGCAATTCAGTTA GTACAAGCTCCAGATTTGTTGTTATTGGATGAGCCTCTTGCTGGTCTTG ATTGGAGAGCTCGTGCAGATGTCGTGAAACTCCTAAAGAATCTAAAGAAGGAATTAACTATACTTGTCGTCAGCCATGACCTTAA AGAGTTGTCATGCCTAGTTGATCAATCATGGAGGATGGAGATGGGTGGAATGCTTAAAG ATTCACAGCAGATGAGAAAGATCGTTATGCCTTTGTACTCGGTgaatttcaaacttttgaagTGTAGATAG
- the LOC113727877 gene encoding ABC transporter I family member 11, chloroplastic-like isoform X4 yields MATAVGWTWSWRPPTTTVTCPRRSSPLSLPLPCFRVVHESKTRPFKVCCDYSCFELKDVSYQPPGTKVNLLDGVSFSLREKSFGLIFGRSGSGKTTLLQLIAGFSKPTSGSIHVQRYGNDGCPNRLPELLNANKVGIVFQFPERYFVAEKVFDEVIFGWARQKGGSQLKELLDLRLQKAITSVGLTGIALDQDPQSLSGGYKRRLALAIQLVQAPDLLLLDEPLAGLDWRARADVVKLLKNLKKELTILVVSHDLKNVNLFVESCHA; encoded by the exons ATGGCGACAGCGGTTGGATGGACGTGGAGTTGGAGACCGCCCACAACCACAGTTACATGTCCCCGCCGGTCATCGCCTCTTTCTTTACCTCTACCATGCTTCAG GGTGGTCCATGAAAGCAAGACTAGACCATTCAAAGTCTGCTGCGATTATTCCTGCTTCGAG CTAAAGGATGTCAGTTACCAACCTCCTGGAACAAAAGTCAACCTTCTAGATGGCGTGAGTTTCTCCCTCCGTGAAAAAAG ttttggtttgatatttggaCGGAGTGGTAGTGGAAAAACTACTCTCTTACAG CTGATTGCAGGATTTAGTAAGCCCACGTCAGGCTCCATTCATGTCCAAAGATATGGTAATGATGGCTGCCCAAATAGGTTGCCTGAACTCTTAAATGCAAATAAAGTTGGGATTGTATTTCAATTTCCTGAGAG GTATTTTGTGGCAGAGAAGGTTTTTGATGAAGTCATCTTCGGGTGGGCAAGACAAAAAGGTGGCAGTCAGTTGAAAGAGCTTCTTGATTTAAGACTTCAAAAAGCTATTACTTCA GTTGGTCtaactggaattgctttggatcaGGATCCACAATCACTAAGTGGTGGTTACAAACGTCGTCTTGCTTTAGCAATTCAGTTA GTACAAGCTCCAGATTTGTTGTTATTGGATGAGCCTCTTGCTGGTCTTG ATTGGAGAGCTCGTGCAGATGTCGTGAAACTCCTAAAGAATCTAAAGAAGGAATTAACTATACTTGTCGTCAGCCATGACCTTAA AAATGTGAATTTATTTGTAGAGAGTTGTCATGCCTAG